The following DNA comes from Dermacentor andersoni chromosome 2, qqDerAnde1_hic_scaffold, whole genome shotgun sequence.
AGGTTGATGATCCAGACGTCACCGTTCATACCGCAAAACGACCTGACAGACTTCTACGGCACGCTTGTCCACGGCAAGTATCAACATTCGCTTCCGCGGTGGAAGCTCTGCCTTCGCGTTGTTGAGAAGACCTTGTTTCCCCTCGCCTACGTGTCGTTCCTGACTAACCTCAGTGCTCACGCATCGCCGCTCAAGTTCCCCGACGCGGTCAGCAGTGCTGCGAGAGAGCTCCTTCACGGCGTGAAGACGTCGCCGCTCTTCAACGCCTTCTCGAAAGCTGCCATCCAGAAAATGTTCGTCAAGACCCGTTTCAAGGTGCTGGCTCCACCATGGATTCACGACGACGTACTTCTGAGATCCTACTACCAAAGCCTGCCCACCATAAAGCCGACGGACACAGCCTTTGGATCCTACGTGGCAACCTTCGAGCGTGTTTTCGCGCATACCGCATCGCGCGACTTTTCGGAGCAGTGGAGCCACTCTGCCTTCAGCACGAACTGCTACTACGACGGCAGCGTGCGTACCGTTTTCGTGCCCCTGCTGGTGTTCAACATCACGGCCGGAGTGGACGCTGCGGCCGAATATGCTCAAGTTCCTCGGGCTGCGTACCGCGTGGTCAAGTGTATCCTGGACATGCTGTTCACCTACGCGAATTCGACGTCTGGTGACGAGTCGTGGCTGGACCTCGAGACGCGACGCAGATTTGAAGACGCCGAGCGCTGCTTCGGTGGATCGCCGGATGAGGTTCCGCTGCGCCCGCGGGGTTTTCCGAAGCTGACGGACGCCCTGGCCATGAAGTTCGCTTTCAACACCTTCCGAACAGCTACCGCGAGCTCTAGAAAAGCATGGGGCCTGCGGCTTCCCCATGGCAGATATCTGACCAATGATCAATTATTTTTCGTATTTCTAGTCATGCAGGCTTGCGAAAGAACCGGTGACCGCCAGCTGGCGGCTAAGGCCGGTGCAACCTGGAACGTCGTTCTTCGCAGCCACCGGGACTTTCACGCGGCCTTAAACTGCCCCTTGGGCTCCTCGATGAATCAAGCTGGTCATTGTAGCATATGACTGTACGCATACTATGTTACCTGATGAAAGTGTATGGGTTGTTATGTCACTAATATTTTTCTTGAGCCTTGGCGTATTCTGTGATGTCGTAAACTTGTCAGCTGTCGAAAACGTTATAGTACTTTCCATATCTGCGTATtcgaaaaaacgaagaaaaaaaaaaaaaagaaaaaccactaTGAGACGGCTTTGGttgatagacagacagacagacagacagacagacagacagacagacagacagacagatagatagacagatagatagacagatagatagatagatagatagatagatagatagatagatagatagatagatagatagatagatagatagatagatagatagatagatagatagatagatagatagatagatagattagatagatagatatgttgGGTATAATAGCGATAAGTGCACTCTGTGTCCTAACTCGTACGCAGGGATGGTGAGCACGAACACAGAACGGAGATTGTTGATTAGAGGAATTGTACGGAACAAGTAAACTATAAATCTTAACTTTTCAAAGCGAGCGATTCCCTTTGATTTGAGCAGCGAAAACTAAAGGTGTGGGTAAGCGATGTAAAACGCAAATAGGCCGTGGCAAGTACTATAGTACTCTGACATGCTGCAGTGTGGTAATTTCGGTCAGATAGTTCTTGAGCGGTATCTGCTTGCTTTTATACCGATAGTTGGGTGCACTTTAGACAACGTTGGTGTCCATGATTTGTCCCGAGCACcccacttcggcattgctcataACTCGAGTGCCTGCTTTGCGAAGTTGAACACCGCAATCAGAATGTGCTTGTTGGGCGGTCGTACAGCGCGCATTGTATCCAGCTctcaaagaaagagagaaaagcctGGTAATCTGCGTCGAGCCAACTGAGCCGCTCTGCTGAGCTACTCCGCTTGACTATTTCGTGAGCTAACGCTATCTATAAGGTCGCTCGAAATGCGTTCCCGTGCATACATGAATCAACTTCGCAGCTGCACCTTGCTTTC
Coding sequences within:
- the LOC126541987 gene encoding neprilysin-21-like, whose protein sequence is MFVAAVTSVLAILLYLFTSIRDVGAPFKASRACFSDACLRDAVFLDQLLSWNVVWPCDNFYMFVCRQWRNQFAATPLAGSVSADDDYVANAEGKMYAILEDRSQGSSVLQPLRDLMDKCMDVEHIQLDGWDPLLAFMSEASMVTFPMTPPTRPSLSAWKTAGHVLRRTGTSALLSVGIAANPRVLNDDIVLIAPPEMLTDNRNIDVNEAVRLYTDAVFSAVKALRKEFIPAAYTLDIVKFAGNLEKLCESKSRERQSYDIARANTSSHLFTFVTEVLRSRESLAPRVRADVLIQSPHLVYEIVKLVENAELHTVFNYISLRLMIQTSPFIPQNDLTDFYGTLVHGKYQHSLPRWKLCLRVVEKTLFPLAYVSFLTNLSAHASPLKFPDAVSSAARELLHGVKTSPLFNAFSKAAIQKMFVKTRFKVLAPPWIHDDVLLRSYYQSLPTIKPTDTAFGSYVATFERVFAHTASRDFSEQWSHSAFSTNCYYDGSVRTVFVPLLVFNITAGVDAAAEYAQVPRAAYRVVKCILDMLFTYANSTSGDESWLDLETRRRFEDAERCFGGSPDEVPLRPRGFPKLTDALAMKFAFNTFRTATASSRKAWGLRLPHGRYLTNDQLFFVFLVMQACERTGDRQLAAKAGATWNVVLRSHRDFHAALNCPLGSSMNQAGHCSI